One window of Camelina sativa cultivar DH55 chromosome 4, Cs, whole genome shotgun sequence genomic DNA carries:
- the LOC104779886 gene encoding alpha-mannosidase At3g26720 — MAVKCFSLYLILAVVAIGGVNSDYIEYNTKPRIVPEKINVHLVPHSHDDVGWLKTVDQYYVGSNNSIRGACVQNVLDSVIASLLDDENRKFIYVEIAFFERWWRQQSKAKKVKVKKLVDSGQLEFINGGMCMHDEATPHYIDMIDQTTLGHQFIKSEFGQVPRVGWQIDPFGHSAVQAYLLGAEFGFDSLFFARIDYQDRAKRLKEKTLEVIWQGSKSLGSSSQIFTGVFPRHYDPPDGFTFEINDVSAPVQDDPLLFDYNVQERVNDFVAAALAQVNVTRTNHIMWLMGTDFRYQYAYSWFRQMDKFIHYVNKDGRLNVLYSTPSIYTDAKYAANESWPLKTDDFFPYADKPNAYWTGYFTSRPAFKKYVRDLSGYYLAARQLEFLRGRNSSGPTTDMLADALAIAQHHDAVSGTQRQHVAADYALRLSMGYLQAEKLVASSLSFLSAAKSSTEGKNPGTKFQQCPLLNISYCPPSEARLPSGKSLVVVVYNSLGWKREEVVRVPVSSENVIVKDASGKEVVSQLLPLSDITLRIRNEYVKAYLGRSPRNTAKHVLAFTASVPPLGFSSYVISDTGRTSRGPSASDVTSGSMNQNVEVGQGNLKLFYSEEGLKMTRYLSTRNQVTAEQSYAYYIGSNGTDKDPQASGAYVFRPDGVLPIKSEGEAQLTVVRGPLFDEVHQDFNSWISQITRVYKGKNHAEVEFTVGPIPADDGISKEVITKLTTTMKTNGTFYTDSNGRDFIKRIRDFRTDWDLQVYQPVSGNYYPINLGIYMQDKTSELSVVVDRAVGGSSLENGQIELMLHRRMQHDDIRGVGEILNETVCLPEGCKGLTIRGKFYVQIDKPGDGAKWRRTFGQEIYSPLLLAFTEQEGDSWINSHQTTFSAFEPSYSLPKNVALLTLQELENGKVLLRLAHLFEVGEDSEYSVMAKVELKKLFHNKKISQVKETSLSGNQEKAEMEKRRLIWKVEGSAGEEVKRGGAIDAEKLVVELVPMEIRTFLIKFDDHIEMVGDREQQQFAYVLK, encoded by the exons ATGGCGGTCAAatgtttctctctctatctgatTCTAGCGGTGGTTGCAATCGGCGGCGTTAACTCCGACTACATAGAGTACAACACAAAACCGAGAATCGTACCTGAAAAAATCAATGTTCACTTAGTTCCTCACTCACACGACGACGTTGGTTGGCTTAAGACCGTTGATCAGTACTACGTCGGTTCTAATAACTCCATTAGG GGAGCTTGTGTACAGAACGTGTTGGATTCTGTAATCGCTTCGTTGCTTGATGATGAAAATAGAAAGTTTATTTATGTTGAGATT GCGTTTTTTGAAAGATGGTGGAGGCAACAAAGCAAAGCTAAAAAAGTTAAAGTCAAGAAGCTTGTTGACTCTGGTCAACTAGAGTTCAT aaacggTGGAATGTGTATGCATGATGAGGCGACTCCACATTATATTGACATGATTGATCAGACTACATTAGGCCATCAGTTTATTAAATCTGAGTTTGGTCAGGTTCCTAGAGTTGGTTGGCAGATTGATCCCTTTGGACATTCTGCAGTGCAAGCTTACTTACTTGGAGCTGAG TTTGGCTTTGACTCGCTGTTTTTCGCTAGAATTGACTACCAAGATCGTGCAAAGAGATTGAAAGAGAAAACACTTGAGGTTATTTGGCAAGGTTCTAAGTCCCTTGGCTCATCTTCACAG ATATTCACCGGTGTATTCCCAAGACATTACGACCCTCCTGATGGTTTCACATTTGAAATAAATGATGTATCAGCGCCAGTCCAG GATGATCCTCTCCTTTTTGACTACAATGTTCAAGAGCGAGTCAACGACTTTGTAGCTGCAGCCCTTGCACAG GTCAATGTAACCAGGACAAACCATATCATGTGGTTAATGGGAACTGACTTCCGTTACCAGTATGCATATTCATGGTTCAGACAGATGGACAAGTTTATACATTATGTTAACAAG GATGGGCGTCTCAATGTTCTTTATTCAACACCATCTATTTACACCGATGCAAAATATGCAGCAAACGAATCCTGGCCCCTAAAGACTGATGATTTCTTCCC GTATGCGGACAAACCTAATGCATACTGGACAGGGTACTTTACGAGCAGGCCAGCCTTTAAGAAATACGTGAGGGATTTAAGTGGTTACTATCTG GCAGCTCGACAATTGGAATTCTTGAGAGGTAGGAATAGTTCAGGACCAACAACTGATATGCTAGCCGATGCTTTGGCAATTGCTCAACACCATGATGCAGTTAGTGGTACACAAAGACAACACGTGGCTGCAGATTATGCTCTTAGACTCTCAATGGGTTACCTTCAG GCGGAGAAGTTGGTTGCCTCTTCCCTTTCCTTTTTATCAGCAGCAAAATcaagtactgaagggaagaatCCTGGCACAAAATTTCAGCAG TGTCCTCTGCTTAATATCAGTTACTGTCCTCCATCTGAAGCTCGTCTGCCCAGCGGGAAAAGTCTG GTGGTTGTTGTTTACAACTCTCTTGGATGGAAACGAGAGGAAGTTGTCCGAGTTcct GTGTCATCTGAAAATGTTATCGTGAAAGATGCATCTGGGAAAGAAGTCGTGTCTCAGCTTCTACCTCTTTCAGACATTACATTGAGAATAAGAAATGAGTATGTCAAAGCGTATCTAGGAAGATCACCAAGGAATACTGCAAAACATGTGCTTGCATTTACAGCTTCAGTACCACCTCTTGGGTTCAGCTCGTATGTCATCTCAGACACTGGACGAACAT CGCGTGGACCATCTGCGTCAGATGTTACTTCTGGAAGCATGAATCAAAATGTAGAAGTTGGCCAAGGAAATCTAAAGTTATTCTATTCAGAAGAGGGACTGAAAATGACTCGTTATTTAAGTACAAGAAATCAG GTTACTGCAGAACAATCATATGCTTATTACATTGGAAGCAATGGAACTGACAAGGATCCACAG GCTTCTGGAGCTTACGTTTTTCGACCAGATGGTGTGCTTCCAATTAAATCCGAAGGAGAG GCTCAATTGACTGTTGTTCGGGGGCCTTTGTTTGATGAAGTGCACCAGGATTTTAACTCTTGGATATCACAG ATTACCAGAGTGTACAAGGGAAAAAACCATGCTGAAGTTGAGTTCACT GTTGGGCCTATACCAGCTGATGATGGTATTAGCAAGGAGGTTATCACTAAACTGACAACCACCATGAAGACAAATGGAACATTTTACACAGACTCTAATGGACGTGACTTTATCAAACGG ATTCGGGACTTCAGAACAGATTGGGACTTGCAAGTGTACCAACCGGTTTCTGGAAACTATTATCCT ATAAATCTCGGGATATACATGCAAGATAAAACCTCAGAGCTATCGGTGGTTGTGGATCGTGCTGTAGGAGGGTCCAGCTTAGAGAACGGCCAGATCGAGTTGATGCTTCATCG GAGAATGCAGCATGATGATATAAGAGGTGTTGGCGAGATTCTTAATGAAACAGTCTGTCTCCCTGAAGGATGCAAAGGATTAACA ATACGAGGGAAGTTTTATGTACAGATAGATAAACCTGGAGATGGTGCAAAATGGCGTCGAACATTTGGTCAAGAAATTTATTCACCACTGCTTCTAGCATTCACAGAACAG gaaGGAGATAGTTGGATTAATTCACATCAGACGACTTTCTCAGCATTTGAACCGTCATACTCATTACCAAAAAACGTCGCATTACTCACGCTCCAG GAGTTGGAAAATGGGAAAGTTCTTTTAAGGCTTGCTCACTTATTCGAG GTTGGTGAGGATAGTGAGTACTCAGTTATGGCAAAAGTAGAGCTGAAGAAACTATTTCACAACAAAAAG ATAAGCCAAGTGAAAGAGACAAGTCTTTCAGGGAACCAAGAGAAGGcggagatggagaagagaagGCTAATCTGGAAAGTAGAAGGCTCGGCAGGGGAAGAAGTGAAAAGGGGAGGAGCAATAGACGCGGAGAAGCTAGTGGTTGAGCTAGTTCCGATGGAAATCCGAACCTTCTTAATCAAGTTTGATGATCACATTGAAATGGTTGGTGATAGAGAACAGCAACAATTTGCATACGTTTTGAAATAA